From the genome of Symphalangus syndactylus isolate Jambi chromosome 7, NHGRI_mSymSyn1-v2.1_pri, whole genome shotgun sequence, one region includes:
- the PEX2 gene encoding peroxisome biogenesis factor 2 — MASRKENAKSANRVLRISQLDALELNKALEQLVWSQFTQCFHGFKPGLLARFEPEVKACLWLFLWRFTIYSKNATVGQSVLNIKYKNDFSPNLRYQPPSKNQKIWYAVCTIGGRWLEERCYDLFRNHHLASFGKVKQCVNFVVGLLKLGGLINFLVFLQRGKFATLTERLLGIHSVFCKPQNIREVGFEYMNRELLWHGFAEFLIFLLPLINVQKLKAKLSSWCIPLTGAPNSDNTLATSGKECSLCGEWPTMPHTIGCEHIFCYFCAKSSFLFDMYFTCPKCGSEVHSLQPLKSGFEMSEVNAL; from the coding sequence ATGGCTTCCAGAAAAGAGAATGCAAAGAGTGCAAACAGAGTGCTAAGAATAAGCCAGTTGGATGCACTCGAACTAAACAAGGCCTTGGAGCAGCTAGTTTGGTCCCAGTTTACTCAGTGCTTTCATGGATTTAAACCTGGGCTGTTAGCTCGCTTTGAGCCAGAGGTGAAAGCATGCTTATGGCTTTTCTTGTGGAGATTCACCATCTACTCCAAAAATGCCACAGTGGGACAGTCAGTTTTGAATATTAAGTACAAAAATGATTTTTCCCCTAACCTGAGATATCAGCCACCCAGTAAAAATCAAAAAATCTGGTATGCTGTTTGTACAATTGGTGGGAGGTGGTTAGAAGAACGATGCTATGATTTGTTTCGAAACCATCATTTAGCATCATTTGGGAAAGTCAAGCAGTGTGTGAATTTTGTGGTTGGACTTTTGAAATTAGGTGGGCTgattaattttttggttttccttCAGAGGGGAAAGTTTGCAACTTTGACAGAACGTCTCCTAGGTATTCATTCTGTATTTTGCAAGCCTCAGAACATACGTGAAGTTGGCTTTGAATACATGAATAGGGAACTTCTCTGGCATGGTTTTGCtgaatttctgatttttctcttaccACTTATCAATGTCCAGAAGTTGAAAGCCAAGCTGTCTTCATGGTGTATTCCTCTTACTGGTGCACCTAATAGTGACAATACATTAGCCACAAGTGGCAAAGAATGCTCTCTATGTGGAGAGTGGCCCACCATGCCTCACACCATAGGATGTGAgcatattttctgttatttctgtgCTAAGAGTAGTTTCTTATTTGACATGTACTTTACTTGTCCTAAGTGTGGCTCAGAAGTACACAGTCTGCAACCACTGAAATCAGGATTCGAGATGTCAGAAGTAAATGCTCTTTAG